In a genomic window of Lysobacterales bacterium:
- a CDS encoding efflux RND transporter periplasmic adaptor subunit, translating to MRIAPFLAAAAALLLAACGHDAGKPRTVAPVTFATAVAATQSATQERVWDGVVDAVHKATLSAQTGGRVTELPFDVNDYVQVGDVIVRFTDVEQQSGRRQAEAALRAAEANAREAELAFDRAQELIAKKLVAQAAYDQAVARHDAAKAALEAARAALRQAGEQVDYTVIRAPYSGILTERHVQVGETVRPGQPLVSGLSLAQLRVEVEIPQGDMAAIREHRHAAILLDDGRRIEARELILFPYADATTHSFRVRLELSEVETGLQPGMTVKAAFAIGSAERLLIPAAALVRRSEVTAVYVVDARNRVALRQLRLGHRFGDQIEVLAGLVAGERYARDPLAALAHLGVAAAESAP from the coding sequence CCTGCTGCTCGCCGCCTGCGGCCACGACGCCGGCAAGCCACGCACGGTGGCGCCGGTGACGTTTGCGACCGCGGTGGCGGCGACGCAGTCGGCGACGCAGGAACGCGTCTGGGACGGTGTCGTCGATGCCGTGCACAAGGCCACGCTATCGGCGCAAACCGGCGGGCGCGTGACCGAGCTGCCGTTCGACGTTAATGACTACGTCCAGGTCGGCGACGTGATCGTGCGCTTCACCGATGTCGAACAGCAGTCCGGGCGACGCCAGGCCGAGGCCGCGCTGCGAGCCGCCGAAGCGAATGCGCGCGAAGCCGAACTCGCCTTCGACCGCGCCCAGGAGCTGATCGCGAAAAAGCTGGTGGCGCAGGCCGCCTACGACCAGGCGGTGGCACGGCACGACGCCGCCAAGGCTGCGCTCGAAGCCGCGCGCGCAGCCTTGCGCCAGGCCGGCGAACAGGTCGACTACACGGTGATCCGTGCGCCCTACAGCGGCATCCTGACCGAACGGCACGTGCAGGTCGGCGAAACCGTGCGCCCTGGGCAGCCGCTGGTCTCGGGGCTGTCGCTGGCACAGCTGCGCGTCGAGGTCGAGATTCCGCAGGGCGACATGGCCGCGATCCGCGAGCACCGCCATGCCGCGATCCTGCTCGACGACGGCCGCCGCATCGAGGCGCGCGAGTTGATCCTGTTTCCCTACGCCGATGCCACCACGCACAGCTTCCGCGTGCGCCTGGAACTGTCCGAAGTCGAGACCGGGCTGCAGCCGGGCATGACGGTGAAGGCCGCGTTCGCGATCGGCAGCGCCGAGCGCCTGCTGATTCCGGCCGCCGCGCTCGTGCGCCGCAGCGAAGTCACCGCGGTGTACGTGGTCGATGCGCGCAACCGTGTAGCGCTCCGTCAACTGCGCCTTGGCCATCGCTTCGGCGACCAGATCGAGGTGCTGGCCGGGCTCGTGGCCGGCGAGCGCTACGCCCGCGATCCGCTGGCGGCGCTCGCGCACCTCGGCGTCGCGGCCGCGGAGTCGGCACCGTGA